A genomic window from Pseudomonas leptonychotis includes:
- the hemB gene encoding porphobilinogen synthase, producing MSFTPASRLFPATRLRRNRRDDFSRRLVRENRLSVDDLILPVFVLDGENRREAIASMPGVERLSIDLLLQEAEHWVALGIPALALFPVTPLEKKSLLAEEAWNPEGIAQRAIRALRAKFPELGVISDVALDPFTTHGQDGILDADGYVQNDITVDALVKQALSHADAGAQVVAPSDMMDGRVQAIREALELADHTNVRIMAYSAKYASAYYGPFRDAVGSAANLGKANKASYQMDPANGDEALHEVAADLAEGADMVMVKPGMPYLDILYRVKTEFKVPTFVYQVSGEYAMHMAAIQNGWLGEAVILESLTAFKRAGADGILTYFAVRAAELLKQGH from the coding sequence GTGAGCTTTACCCCTGCCAGTCGCCTGTTTCCCGCCACTCGTTTGCGCCGTAATCGCCGTGATGATTTTTCTCGACGTCTGGTGCGTGAGAATCGGCTGAGTGTCGATGACTTGATTTTGCCGGTGTTCGTCCTCGATGGCGAAAACCGCCGTGAAGCGATTGCCTCGATGCCTGGTGTCGAGCGTCTGTCCATCGACCTGCTGCTCCAAGAGGCCGAGCATTGGGTGGCGTTGGGTATTCCGGCGCTAGCGCTGTTCCCGGTGACGCCGCTGGAGAAGAAATCCCTGCTGGCTGAAGAGGCCTGGAACCCTGAGGGTATTGCCCAGCGTGCGATCCGTGCCCTGCGCGCGAAATTCCCCGAGTTGGGGGTGATCAGTGACGTAGCGCTGGACCCGTTCACCACCCACGGTCAGGACGGCATTCTCGACGCCGACGGTTATGTGCAGAACGACATCACCGTCGATGCGCTGGTCAAGCAGGCGCTGTCCCATGCTGACGCAGGCGCACAAGTAGTCGCACCGTCAGACATGATGGATGGCCGTGTACAGGCGATTCGCGAAGCACTGGAACTGGCCGATCACACTAATGTACGCATCATGGCCTACTCGGCTAAGTACGCCAGCGCTTACTACGGCCCGTTTCGTGATGCGGTCGGTTCGGCGGCCAACCTGGGTAAGGCCAACAAAGCCAGCTACCAGATGGACCCGGCCAATGGCGATGAAGCCTTGCATGAGGTGGCTGCCGACTTGGCCGAGGGCGCGGATATGGTCATGGTCAAACCAGGCATGCCCTATCTGGACATCCTCTATCGGGTTAAAACGGAATTCAAAGTGCCGACCTTTGTCTATCAGGTCAGCGGTGAGTACGCCATGCATATGGCGGCGATCCAGAATGGTTGGTTGGGCGAAGCGGTGATTCTTGAATCACTGACCGCCTTCAAACGTGCGGGTGCCGATGGCATCCTGACTTATTTCGCCGTGCGCGCGGCAGAACTGTTGAAGCAGGGGCACTAG
- the ppx gene encoding exopolyphosphatase: MPHTPAESFPLIAAIDLGSNSFHMVLAKADHGEIRILERLGDKVQLAAGIDEQRLLSEEAMVRGLDCLRRFAQLTASLPEGAVRVVGTNALREARNRDEFIRRAEEILGHPVEVISGREEARLIYLGVSHSIADTPGKRLVADIGGGSTEFIVGQRFEPLLRESLQMGCVSYTQRFFRDGKITPARYAQAYTVARLEIMGIEHALRRLGWEDVVGASGTIKAIGLTIQAAGLGTGEVNVEGLAWLKRKVFKIGEAEKLDLDGIKPDRRGIFPAGLAILEAIFDACNIQRMSHSEGALREGVLYDLLGRHQHEDVRERTLSSLMERYHVDLEQAARVESKALSALDSVAQDWQLQDDWHRELLRWAAKVHEVGLDIAHYQYHKHGAYLVEHSDLSGFSRQDQQMLALLVRGHRRNIPKDKFADFGAEGVKLIRLCVLLRFAILFHHIRGTQEMPNVQLKAAGQRLEIQFPQDWLENNPLTQADFTQEAEWLKRIGIELSVS, from the coding sequence ATGCCGCATACCCCTGCCGAGTCTTTTCCTTTGATTGCAGCTATCGACCTGGGCTCCAACAGCTTCCATATGGTGCTGGCCAAAGCCGATCACGGCGAGATCCGCATCCTTGAGCGCCTCGGCGACAAGGTCCAGCTAGCCGCTGGCATCGACGAGCAGCGCCTGCTCAGCGAAGAGGCGATGGTGCGCGGGCTCGACTGCCTGCGCCGCTTCGCCCAACTGACCGCCAGCCTGCCGGAAGGAGCAGTGCGCGTGGTCGGCACCAATGCCCTGCGCGAGGCGCGTAATCGTGACGAGTTTATCCGCCGCGCCGAAGAAATCCTCGGCCATCCGGTTGAAGTCATCTCCGGGCGTGAAGAGGCCCGACTGATCTACCTCGGCGTCTCGCACAGCATCGCCGATACACCCGGCAAGCGCCTGGTCGCCGACATTGGCGGCGGCAGCACCGAGTTCATCGTCGGTCAGCGTTTCGAGCCGCTGCTGCGCGAAAGCCTGCAAATGGGCTGCGTGAGTTACACCCAACGCTTCTTCAGGGATGGCAAGATCACCCCGGCCCGCTACGCCCAGGCCTACACGGTGGCGCGCCTCGAAATAATGGGCATCGAACACGCGCTACGCCGACTGGGCTGGGAAGATGTGGTCGGCGCATCCGGCACCATCAAGGCCATCGGCCTGACCATCCAAGCGGCGGGTCTCGGTACGGGCGAGGTCAACGTCGAGGGACTGGCCTGGCTGAAGCGCAAAGTTTTCAAGATTGGCGAGGCGGAAAAACTCGACCTCGACGGCATCAAGCCGGATCGACGGGGTATTTTCCCGGCAGGATTGGCGATTCTCGAAGCCATTTTCGACGCCTGTAATATTCAACGCATGAGCCATTCAGAAGGCGCACTGCGCGAAGGCGTGCTGTATGACCTGCTGGGTCGCCACCAACATGAAGATGTGCGCGAGCGCACCCTCAGCTCGCTGATGGAGCGCTACCACGTCGACCTTGAGCAGGCCGCAAGAGTCGAGAGCAAGGCGCTCTCGGCGCTGGACAGCGTCGCCCAGGACTGGCAATTGCAGGACGACTGGCACCGCGAGCTGCTCCGCTGGGCGGCCAAAGTGCATGAAGTCGGCCTGGATATCGCCCACTACCAGTACCACAAGCATGGTGCCTACTTGGTCGAGCACTCGGATTTATCCGGTTTCTCGCGCCAGGATCAACAGATGCTGGCGCTTCTGGTGCGCGGCCATCGGCGTAATATCCCCAAAGACAAATTTGCCGACTTTGGCGCGGAGGGCGTAAAGCTGATCCGCCTGTGCGTGCTGCTGCGCTTCGCCATCCTGTTTCACCACATTCGTGGCACCCAGGAAATGCCCAACGTGCAGCTCAAGGCCGCTGGGCAACGCCTGGAGATTCAGTTCCCGCAAGACTGGCTGGAAAACAACCCGCTAACCCAGGCCGACTTCACCCAGGAAGCGGAGTGGCTCAAACGTATCGGTATCGAACTGAGCGTGAGCTGA
- a CDS encoding thioesterase family protein, whose product MSQPPFELTAELQQAVSSFFQRIPFNQMLGIELDELSAQRVTMHLPMKPELIGNFMHGILHGGVISSLLDVAGGAMALIGAFDKHQHLSSAERMARLSKLGTIDLRIDYLRPGRGQRFTATAVLLRSGNKVAVVRSELHSDDGTLVAVGTGTYLCG is encoded by the coding sequence ATGAGCCAACCCCCTTTCGAACTGACCGCTGAGTTGCAGCAAGCGGTGAGCAGCTTTTTCCAGCGGATTCCGTTCAACCAAATGCTCGGCATCGAGCTGGATGAATTGAGCGCCCAGCGCGTCACCATGCACCTGCCCATGAAGCCCGAACTGATCGGCAACTTTATGCACGGCATCCTGCATGGCGGAGTAATTTCTTCGCTGCTGGATGTGGCCGGCGGGGCTATGGCGTTGATTGGTGCGTTCGATAAGCATCAACACTTGTCCAGCGCCGAGCGTATGGCACGGCTGTCCAAACTGGGCACCATCGACCTGCGTATCGATTACCTGCGCCCCGGCCGCGGTCAACGCTTTACTGCCACCGCCGTGCTGCTTCGCAGCGGTAATAAGGTGGCGGTGGTGCGCAGCGAGCTACACAGCGATGACGGCACCCTGGTCGCGGTCGGCACTGGCACTTACCTCTGCGGCTAA
- a CDS encoding sterol desaturase family protein, which produces MNYILYAVPFFFVLIALELLFDRWRGLSTYRFSDAINSLSAGVLSTTVGLLTKAVGLLTYTLAWQQLALFELSSDSLWVWLLAFVFYDFCYYWNHRLGHERNVLWAAHSVHHQSEDYNLSTALRQTSTGFIFGWIFYLPMAIAGVPPLVFLTVAALNLLYQFWVHTRHIPKLGWFEWVFITPSNHRVHHAQNTVYMDRNYGGVFILWDRLFGTFQEELDEEPVIFGVTTPLASWDPLWANAQFYVALWRDAVRAESGWDKLRIWFMRTGWRPADVAAKYPQSKPDLSQFVKFDVPLSLAQKLYAGVQFSLYVAGGTLLLGMGGELSLAQTLLGVTWMAVGLYIIGIWLENRPSAKRLEVLRLLLNLPLAWLALQVGLLPAQPLIWALLLAYSLLSLGALFWTPRGQGAVAA; this is translated from the coding sequence ATGAATTACATCCTCTACGCCGTACCCTTCTTCTTTGTACTGATTGCCTTGGAGCTGTTGTTTGACCGTTGGCGCGGGCTCAGCACCTATCGCTTCTCTGATGCCATCAACAGCCTCAGCGCCGGTGTGCTGTCCACCACCGTGGGGCTGTTGACCAAGGCCGTGGGTCTGCTGACCTACACCTTGGCCTGGCAACAGTTGGCGTTGTTTGAGCTTTCTTCCGATAGTTTGTGGGTCTGGTTGCTGGCCTTTGTCTTCTATGACTTTTGTTACTACTGGAACCATCGCCTGGGCCATGAGCGAAACGTGCTGTGGGCCGCGCATTCGGTGCATCACCAGAGCGAGGACTACAACCTCTCCACCGCGCTGCGTCAGACCAGCACTGGGTTTATCTTTGGCTGGATTTTCTACCTGCCAATGGCGATAGCCGGCGTGCCGCCGCTGGTGTTTCTGACCGTGGCGGCGCTGAATCTGCTCTATCAGTTTTGGGTGCACACCCGTCATATCCCTAAGCTGGGTTGGTTTGAGTGGGTGTTTATTACACCGTCCAATCATCGCGTGCACCATGCGCAGAATACTGTCTATATGGATCGCAATTACGGCGGTGTGTTCATTCTCTGGGACCGTTTATTTGGCACCTTCCAGGAAGAGCTGGACGAGGAGCCGGTGATCTTCGGGGTAACAACGCCGCTGGCCAGCTGGGACCCGCTGTGGGCCAATGCGCAGTTTTATGTGGCGCTGTGGCGTGATGCGGTGCGCGCCGAGTCCGGGTGGGACAAGTTGCGCATCTGGTTTATGCGCACCGGCTGGCGCCCGGCCGATGTGGCGGCCAAGTACCCGCAGAGCAAGCCGGACCTGAGCCAGTTCGTCAAATTCGATGTGCCGCTAAGCTTGGCGCAGAAGCTCTACGCCGGCGTGCAGTTCAGCCTCTATGTGGCGGGCGGCACGTTGCTGCTGGGCATGGGCGGCGAGCTGAGCCTGGCGCAAACGCTGTTGGGCGTGACCTGGATGGCGGTGGGCCTGTACATCATTGGCATCTGGCTGGAAAACCGCCCCAGTGCCAAACGCCTTGAAGTGCTGCGTTTGCTGTTGAATCTGCCGTTGGCCTGGCTGGCACTGCAAGTGGGCCTGCTACCGGCCCAGCCGCTGATTTGGGCGTTGCTACTGGCTTACAGCCTCCTGAGCCTCGGGGCGCTGTTCTGGACGCCGCGTGGGCAGGGTGCCGTTGCGGCCTGA
- a CDS encoding putative bifunctional diguanylate cyclase/phosphodiesterase → MLSLPFFSPPGADQMALLNCSHDPLLVLFSYLIASAAGFTALNMAERVSRENSRELWRWVGAWALGGGIWAMHFVAMLAFSAPLALSYDTGITLFSLLIAIAVSYVVMRVIGHDRLRLWQTVVAAIVAGCGIATMHYTGMAAIRSAATQHYDPSLFVLSILIAIAASLAALLLAGYFRGQHGNRANWLRLLASLIMGGAIASMHFTGMAALTLAVPLNHPLQIAASQDGHQLLGTTIALIALLIILIGVLAGWADQRLRQERGQLRHLTEQLDTLTHYDGLTGLLNGQAFSQMLNTTLATSPPHGATLLFIDLDNFKRINDSLGHGRGDELLQQVGQRIRSVLGREDLLARFSGDEFCAFALNVPLQNSGQLAELILTQIRQPFSLESGQLSLTASIGMSRYPQDATNASQLLKQAGIALGHCKRQGRNQNLGFSTQLEQDAQQELNLEQSLRLALHSDRLEVHYQPILAGNGEQVVALEALVRWQHTELGSISPERFVKIAEQHGFIHELDIWVLKRACSDLKWLQNNGHRHLHLGVNCSALSLLQPHLVKAIQIELQRADLPLSSLTLEVTENALMHDLGAAQAQLDKVRAMGMTISIDDFGTGYSSLQYLSRLPVDSLKIDRSFIREIPGSSSNMAITSAIIAMAHKLNLRVVAEGVENIEQMRFLQEQQCDLLQGYLFSKPLPLNQLHTWLGSGHYRQRYVSV, encoded by the coding sequence ATGCTTTCACTGCCCTTTTTCAGCCCGCCAGGGGCCGACCAGATGGCCTTGCTTAATTGCAGCCATGACCCGTTGCTGGTTCTGTTCTCCTACCTGATTGCCAGTGCAGCGGGCTTTACCGCACTGAACATGGCCGAGCGTGTCAGCCGCGAGAACAGCCGCGAACTCTGGCGTTGGGTGGGCGCTTGGGCACTGGGCGGCGGCATATGGGCGATGCACTTTGTCGCCATGCTGGCCTTCTCTGCACCGCTGGCGCTCAGCTACGACACCGGCATCACCCTCTTCTCCCTGCTGATCGCCATTGCCGTGTCCTACGTGGTGATGCGGGTCATCGGCCATGATCGGCTGCGCCTCTGGCAAACCGTGGTAGCCGCTATCGTCGCCGGCTGTGGCATCGCTACCATGCATTACACCGGTATGGCGGCCATCCGATCGGCGGCTACTCAACACTACGACCCCAGCCTGTTCGTGCTATCGATTCTGATCGCCATCGCCGCCTCGCTCGCCGCGTTACTGCTGGCCGGTTATTTCCGAGGCCAGCACGGCAATCGGGCCAACTGGTTGCGGCTGCTGGCCAGCCTGATCATGGGCGGCGCCATTGCTTCAATGCACTTTACTGGCATGGCGGCCCTGACCTTGGCGGTTCCGCTGAATCACCCGCTGCAAATAGCCGCCAGCCAGGACGGGCATCAGCTGCTCGGCACCACGATTGCGCTGATTGCTCTGCTGATCATCCTGATTGGTGTACTGGCGGGCTGGGCCGACCAGCGCCTGCGCCAAGAGCGCGGGCAGTTGCGGCACCTCACCGAACAACTGGACACCTTGACTCACTACGATGGCTTGACCGGCTTACTCAACGGCCAGGCGTTCAGCCAAATGCTAAACACCACCTTGGCCACGTCACCGCCGCACGGTGCGACCTTGCTGTTTATCGACCTGGACAACTTCAAGCGCATCAATGACAGCCTCGGCCACGGCCGGGGGGACGAGCTGCTGCAACAGGTTGGCCAACGCATCCGCAGTGTTCTGGGACGCGAAGACCTCCTCGCGCGTTTTTCCGGTGATGAGTTCTGCGCGTTTGCGTTAAATGTGCCGCTGCAAAACAGCGGGCAGCTCGCCGAGCTGATTCTCACCCAGATTCGCCAGCCCTTTAGCCTGGAAAGCGGTCAACTGAGCCTGACGGCCAGCATCGGCATGAGCCGCTACCCACAGGACGCCACCAACGCCAGCCAGTTGCTCAAACAAGCAGGGATCGCCCTTGGTCATTGCAAGCGCCAGGGTCGTAACCAGAACCTCGGTTTCAGTACGCAACTGGAGCAAGATGCGCAACAGGAACTGAACCTTGAGCAATCGCTACGCCTGGCGCTGCACAGCGATCGGTTGGAGGTGCATTACCAACCCATATTGGCGGGCAACGGCGAACAGGTAGTCGCCCTCGAAGCCCTGGTACGCTGGCAGCACACAGAGTTAGGCAGCATCAGTCCAGAGCGTTTCGTCAAAATTGCCGAGCAACACGGCTTCATTCACGAGCTGGATATCTGGGTACTGAAACGTGCCTGTAGCGACCTCAAGTGGCTGCAGAACAACGGTCATCGCCACTTGCACCTTGGGGTCAATTGTTCAGCGCTGAGTCTGCTGCAACCGCACTTGGTCAAGGCCATTCAGATCGAGTTGCAGCGCGCCGACCTACCGCTCAGTTCACTGACCTTGGAAGTTACGGAAAACGCCCTGATGCATGACCTGGGTGCAGCACAAGCACAGCTCGATAAAGTGCGCGCGATGGGGATGACCATCAGCATCGATGACTTCGGCACGGGCTACTCGTCGCTGCAATACCTCAGCCGTCTGCCCGTGGATAGTCTGAAGATTGACCGCAGCTTTATCCGTGAAATCCCCGGATCCAGCAGCAATATGGCGATTACCTCGGCGATTATCGCCATGGCACACAAGCTCAATCTGCGGGTGGTGGCTGAGGGCGTGGAAAACATCGAACAGATGCGCTTTTTGCAAGAACAACAGTGCGACCTGCTGCAGGGCTACTTGTTTAGCAAACCGCTGCCATTAAACCAATTGCACACCTGGCTCGGCAGCGGTCATTACCGCCAGCGCTACGTTTCGGTATGA
- the ppk1 gene encoding polyphosphate kinase 1, producing the protein MNTEGLSAPELQDAQPVVDEVVAVEAPVVEVPVPVAPAPVVVHNLDDSSLYIHRELSQLQFNIRVLEQALDESYPLLERLKFLLIFSSNLDEFFEIRVAGLKKQITFAREQAAADGLQPHQALARIAELVHEQVERQYAILNDNLFPALAKHNVNFIRRRFWTTKHKAWVRRYFRDEIAPIITPIGLDPTHPFPLLVNKSLNFIVELEGVDAFGRDSGLAIIPAPRLLPRVIKVPEDVGGPGANYVFLSSMIHAHADDLFQGMKVKGCYQFRLTRNADLSVDTEDVEDLARALRGELFSRRYGDAVRLEVVDSCPRPLLDYLLKQFNLSESELYRVNGPVNLTRLFSITGLESHPELQYTPFTPVIPKLLQNAENIFSVVSKQDILLLHPFESFTPVVDLLRQAAKDPHVLAIKQTLYRSGANSEIVDALVDAARNGKEVTAVIELRARFDEESNLALASRLQAAGAVVIYGVVGFKTHAKMMLILRRENGDIVRYAHLGTGNYHAGNAKLYTDYSLLTADVALGEDVSKLFSQLIGMGKTLRMKKLLHAPFTLKKTLLDMIARETAQAAEGKPAHIMAKFNSLTDAKIIRALYKASQAGVKIDLVVRGMCCLRPGIAGVSHNIHVRSIIGRFLEHTRVFYFSNGGEEQIYLSSADWMERNLDKRVETCFPVEGKKLILRVKKELESYLTDNTQAWVLQSDGRYLRISPSGNQNPRSAQAGLLEKLTAPLISAR; encoded by the coding sequence ATGAACACCGAAGGACTCAGTGCCCCTGAATTGCAAGACGCCCAACCGGTCGTCGATGAGGTTGTAGCCGTGGAAGCCCCTGTTGTTGAAGTTCCTGTGCCCGTCGCTCCGGCGCCTGTTGTGGTGCACAACCTGGATGACAGCAGCCTGTATATCCACCGCGAACTGTCGCAGCTGCAATTCAATATCCGCGTGCTGGAACAGGCGCTGGATGAGTCCTATCCGTTGTTGGAGCGGCTGAAGTTCTTGCTGATTTTTTCCAGCAACCTGGATGAGTTCTTCGAGATCCGTGTGGCCGGCCTGAAGAAACAGATCACCTTCGCTCGCGAACAGGCCGCCGCCGATGGCTTGCAACCGCATCAGGCCCTGGCGCGGATTGCCGAGCTGGTGCACGAGCAGGTCGAGCGCCAATACGCGATTCTTAACGACAACCTGTTCCCGGCGCTGGCCAAGCATAACGTCAACTTTATCCGCCGGCGCTTCTGGACCACCAAGCATAAGGCCTGGGTACGGCGCTATTTTCGTGATGAGATCGCGCCGATCATCACCCCGATTGGCCTCGACCCGACGCACCCGTTCCCGTTGCTGGTGAACAAGAGCCTGAACTTTATCGTCGAGCTGGAAGGCGTCGATGCCTTTGGCCGTGACTCGGGTTTGGCGATCATCCCAGCGCCGCGCTTGCTGCCCCGGGTGATCAAGGTGCCGGAGGATGTGGGTGGCCCCGGCGCCAACTACGTGTTCCTCTCCTCAATGATCCATGCCCACGCCGATGACCTGTTCCAGGGCATGAAGGTCAAGGGCTGCTATCAATTCCGCCTGACCCGTAACGCCGATCTGTCGGTGGACACCGAGGACGTCGAAGACCTGGCCCGCGCCCTGCGCGGCGAGTTATTCAGCCGCCGTTACGGTGATGCTGTGCGTTTAGAGGTGGTGGATTCTTGCCCACGCCCCTTGCTCGATTACCTGCTCAAGCAGTTCAACTTGAGCGAGAGTGAGCTGTATCGGGTTAATGGTCCGGTCAACCTGACGCGCCTGTTCAGTATTACCGGCCTGGAAAGTCATCCCGAGCTGCAATACACCCCCTTTACGCCGGTGATTCCCAAGCTGTTGCAGAACGCCGAGAACATTTTCAGTGTGGTCAGCAAGCAGGACATCCTCTTGCTGCACCCCTTCGAGTCGTTCACGCCAGTGGTCGATTTGCTGCGCCAGGCGGCGAAAGACCCGCACGTGCTGGCGATCAAACAGACCCTCTACCGCTCCGGAGCCAACTCGGAAATTGTCGATGCGCTGGTCGACGCCGCGCGTAACGGCAAGGAAGTCACCGCGGTCATCGAGCTGCGTGCGCGGTTTGACGAAGAGTCCAACCTGGCGCTGGCCAGTCGTCTGCAAGCGGCCGGCGCGGTGGTGATCTATGGCGTGGTCGGTTTCAAGACCCACGCCAAAATGATGCTGATTCTGCGCCGTGAGAACGGCGACATCGTCCGCTACGCGCACCTTGGCACCGGTAACTATCACGCCGGCAACGCCAAGCTGTACACCGACTACAGCCTGCTCACCGCTGACGTGGCGCTCGGTGAGGACGTTTCCAAACTGTTCAGCCAGCTGATCGGCATGGGCAAGACCCTGCGCATGAAGAAGCTGCTACACGCGCCGTTCACGCTGAAAAAGACCCTGCTCGACATGATTGCCCGTGAGACCGCGCAGGCGGCCGAAGGCAAACCGGCGCATATCATGGCCAAGTTCAACTCACTGACCGATGCCAAGATCATCCGCGCGCTGTACAAGGCCAGCCAGGCTGGGGTGAAGATCGATTTGGTGGTGCGCGGCATGTGCTGCCTACGGCCTGGTATTGCCGGGGTCTCGCACAACATTCACGTGCGCTCGATCATCGGCCGCTTCCTTGAGCACACGCGGGTGTTCTATTTCTCCAATGGCGGCGAAGAACAGATTTACCTGTCCAGCGCCGACTGGATGGAGCGCAACCTGGATAAGCGTGTCGAGACTTGCTTCCCGGTGGAGGGCAAGAAGCTGATTCTGCGGGTCAAGAAGGAGCTGGAAAGCTACCTCACCGACAACACCCAGGCTTGGGTGCTGCAATCGGATGGGCGTTATCTGCGCATCAGCCCCAGTGGCAACCAGAACCCGCGCAGCGCGCAGGCTGGTTTGCTGGAGAAGCTCACCGCACCGCTGATCAGTGCACGATAA
- a CDS encoding SDR family NAD(P)-dependent oxidoreductase — protein MNFWQRLEEPAHVVVCGASRGIGLALTTQLLARTEVAEVWAIARHASQNPELLALAALHGQRLHCLDVDVCDEQALSEMATQLRKALPRVHLLLCTVGVLQDGAAKAEKGLAQVSLEGLLATFQRNSFAPILLLKHLLPLLRGRHPCTIAALSARVGSIGDNRLGGWYSYRASKAALNQLLHTASIELSRLNPNSCILSLHPGTTDTELSKPFQANVPAAQLFSPSYSAECLLAQVERHGPEHTGTFWGWDGEPIAW, from the coding sequence ATGAACTTTTGGCAACGTTTGGAAGAACCAGCCCATGTCGTGGTCTGCGGTGCCAGCCGCGGCATAGGCCTGGCGCTGACCACGCAGCTGTTGGCCCGTACTGAGGTAGCCGAGGTTTGGGCCATCGCTCGTCACGCCAGCCAAAACCCAGAGTTGCTCGCCTTGGCCGCACTGCATGGCCAGCGTTTGCACTGCCTGGATGTGGATGTATGCGATGAGCAGGCGTTGAGCGAGATGGCCACCCAGCTGCGTAAGGCGTTGCCACGCGTGCACCTGCTGCTGTGCACGGTGGGTGTTCTGCAGGACGGTGCAGCAAAAGCCGAGAAGGGCTTAGCGCAGGTAAGCCTTGAAGGGCTTCTCGCGACGTTTCAGCGCAACAGCTTTGCACCGATCCTACTGCTCAAACATCTGCTACCCCTGCTGCGCGGTCGGCACCCCTGCACAATAGCCGCGCTGTCAGCGCGAGTGGGCTCGATTGGCGACAACCGCCTCGGTGGCTGGTACAGCTACCGCGCTAGCAAGGCGGCGCTTAACCAGCTGCTGCACACCGCCAGCATCGAACTAAGCCGATTAAACCCCAACAGCTGCATACTCAGCCTGCACCCCGGCACCACCGATACCGAGCTGTCGAAGCCCTTTCAGGCCAATGTGCCGGCAGCTCAGCTATTCAGCCCAAGCTATAGCGCAGAATGCCTACTGGCCCAGGTTGAGCGGCATGGTCCCGAACACACCGGCACATTCTGGGGATGGGATGGCGAGCCGATTGCCTGGTAA
- the trxA gene encoding thioredoxin TrxA produces the protein MSEFITNVSDASFDQDVLQAEGPVLVDYWAEWCGPCKMIAPVLDEIAQTYQGKLKVCKLNIDENQDTPPKFGVRGIPTLMLFKNGNVEATKVGALSKSQLAAFLDSNI, from the coding sequence ATGAGCGAATTCATCACCAATGTCAGCGATGCCAGCTTCGATCAGGATGTACTTCAGGCCGAGGGCCCTGTGCTGGTCGACTACTGGGCTGAGTGGTGCGGCCCGTGCAAGATGATCGCGCCGGTGCTCGATGAGATCGCCCAGACCTACCAGGGCAAGCTGAAAGTGTGTAAGTTGAACATCGATGAAAATCAGGACACCCCGCCAAAGTTCGGCGTGCGCGGCATCCCGACCCTGATGCTGTTTAAGAACGGCAACGTTGAAGCGACCAAAGTTGGTGCATTGTCCAAATCGCAGCTGGCGGCTTTCCTCGACAGCAACATCTAA
- the elbB gene encoding isoprenoid biosynthesis glyoxalase ElbB encodes MNKKVAVILSGCGVYDGAEIHESVITLLRLDQRGAAVQCFAPNVAQLHVVDHYSGDEMDETRNVLVESARIARGNIKDVKALHVGDFDALIMPGGFGVAKNLSDFAISGANCTVQPDVLSAAQAFVSAGKPVGLMCIAPALAAKIFGPGVICTIGNDPDTAAALVQMGVEHHECVVSELVEDSERKLVSTPAYMLAQSISEAASGINKLVDRVLALSHPA; translated from the coding sequence ATGAACAAGAAAGTCGCGGTGATTCTTTCTGGTTGTGGCGTCTACGATGGCGCAGAAATTCACGAAAGCGTGATCACCCTGCTACGTCTCGATCAGCGCGGTGCGGCGGTGCAGTGCTTCGCGCCCAACGTGGCGCAACTGCACGTGGTCGACCACTACAGCGGTGACGAAATGGACGAAACGCGCAACGTGCTCGTTGAGTCCGCGCGCATTGCTCGTGGCAACATCAAAGACGTCAAAGCGCTGCATGTTGGCGACTTCGATGCGCTGATCATGCCCGGCGGATTCGGCGTGGCGAAAAACCTCTCCGATTTTGCCATCAGCGGCGCCAACTGCACGGTGCAGCCCGATGTGCTGAGTGCTGCCCAGGCTTTCGTCAGTGCCGGCAAGCCGGTTGGCCTGATGTGTATCGCGCCGGCGCTGGCAGCCAAGATCTTCGGCCCAGGCGTAATCTGCACCATCGGCAACGACCCTGACACCGCTGCAGCCTTGGTGCAGATGGGCGTGGAGCATCATGAGTGCGTCGTCAGCGAGCTTGTCGAAGACAGTGAACGAAAACTGGTGAGCACCCCGGCCTATATGCTGGCGCAATCGATCAGCGAAGCCGCTTCAGGGATCAATAAATTAGTCGATCGGGTGCTGGCGCTTAGTCATCCCGCCTGA
- a CDS encoding YaiI/YqxD family protein: protein MRVWIDADACPKPAKDQVVKFALKRRFEVLLVAGQAQVKPAYSCVRLIVVPSGPDAADDYLVEHAQPGELVICSDVPLADRLVKKGVAALDPRGREFDERNMGDKLAVRNLFTELRELGQVGGGQPPYGERDKQAFANSLDRILTRLQRHTET from the coding sequence ATGCGAGTCTGGATCGATGCCGATGCCTGCCCTAAACCGGCCAAGGATCAGGTGGTCAAGTTTGCCTTGAAACGGCGTTTCGAAGTGCTGCTGGTGGCCGGCCAGGCTCAGGTCAAGCCGGCGTACAGTTGCGTGCGTTTGATTGTGGTGCCCAGTGGTCCGGATGCCGCCGATGATTACCTGGTCGAGCACGCCCAGCCCGGTGAATTGGTGATTTGCAGTGACGTGCCGTTGGCTGATCGTCTGGTGAAGAAGGGTGTGGCCGCCCTCGATCCGCGTGGTCGCGAGTTTGATGAGCGCAACATGGGTGACAAGCTGGCGGTGCGTAACCTGTTTACCGAGCTGCGTGAGCTGGGCCAAGTGGGGGGCGGTCAGCCGCCTTATGGTGAGCGCGACAAGCAGGCGTTCGCCAACTCATTGGACCGAATCCTCACGCGCTTGCAGCGTCATACCGAAACGTAG